In Monomorium pharaonis isolate MP-MQ-018 chromosome 3, ASM1337386v2, whole genome shotgun sequence, a genomic segment contains:
- the LOC105832300 gene encoding LOW QUALITY PROTEIN: lethal(3)malignant brain tumor-like protein 1 (The sequence of the model RefSeq protein was modified relative to this genomic sequence to represent the inferred CDS: deleted 1 base in 1 codon) gives MALANNFKTMDEEIVVDDVEEHSTVDTQHQTADDSTTSVMPLLYIQQNKVRSTQSSNVNQTLASPSTQLAAIINLVNNQIVTGQNKVFIQGPNQVATSQSKQHIVIHRPINTVSTAATSQAQKHILLRKSTSTAQIVPLNTTQGNQTNAQVGKHTFAYLGTLIKPNKSRESVVIPAGALTPTHQISKPKLVITPVISQLAQTSASTTSGSQSQPPKHMANLILPVNIPQQSGTTKPLFNVKINNGQLSTESKGTITVLRESKTTNSTTHPPPLHPIAKMSLLNANKGNSNSIDSIKITENPDSAVITPIPKKEDNQPEKRKKTISNILRGSTEKRMKKQNIAKSPQDGLTDTNYALSSPESEQDKDKKVQNDDDITLIKVIPSEDKVSKINTNMDDDIKIEIIKTPTNCNRDSVETTPDNKSESKSNNIDETKEQLNTLNQNKNLDASKILDWKDGVGTLPGSNLQFRMNEFGIMEVVDEDESNKQNKDGIGDKENVCLTQNSSKTSSGVVNNTNVEKKVDDKKSRSVNADTVYHCEACGCYGLAAEFESPISCSPSCTEVIEAKKQPANRKDKDLKEVRMKKKRKRLLQEPQWSKEIDERSDEKAHDKIKLEMDEEKDSMTGMDDEIQGDSSESKYPWQRGKLGFSWPKYLEHCKAKAAPVKLFKDPFPYSKNHFRVGMKLEGIDPEHPSRYCVLTIAEVVGYRMRLHFDGYPENYDFWINADSMNIFPAGWAEKNGKKLNPPKGYTSANFNWNAYLKICKAPVAAKNLFPNKGALQSVFPTGFRVGMKLEAVDRKHSSLLCVATIAGLMDSRILVHFDSWDEVYDYWADASSPYIHPVGWSHHNGRVLMPPNNYKDSKSFTWDSYLRDTGSVAAPARAFKQRPPCAFKRGMKLEAVDKRVPQLIRVATVEDVKDHLLKIKFDGWPDNHTYWVDDDSPDIHPVGWCVKTGHPLEPPLTPDNLNDRPECGTYGCRGIGHVKGPKFATHNSASGCPYSPQNLNKMGQMPDRLNLSKGDSQEAYDYEEDLQEKIKLEKSDRIKIEKTEKSDKFLFLDEGLLMIEKEMKEDGDSSDKNDKCENRSDNSDKYNKFKNLHSDGQTDDDEVSRKRKKRHANSEEPLFSVSNVTYGDLHWNSAQYASNIPVKQLRKELYQSVYNPGYNPLPNAPHIWAKHSNALNRVVSKQTTNPRRWSNEEVIKFIQSMPNCAEAGNIIRQNNIDGEAFLMLTQEDLVSVLRLRLGPAIKLYNSIVLLRQKAS, from the exons ATGGCCCTGGCCAACAACTTCAAAAC AATGGACGAGGAAATAGTGGTAGACGACGTAGAGGAGCATAGTACTGTGGATACGCAGCACCAGACTGCGGATGACTCTACGACATCCGTAATGCCACTGCTATACATCCAGCAAAATAAAGTACGTTCTACACAATCATCAAATGTAAATCAAACCCTCGCTTCACCTAGCACGCAACTCGCTgccattattaatttagttaataatcAG attGTAACTGGGCAAAATAAGGTGTTTATACAAGGTCCAAATCAGGTAGCTACATCACAAAGTAAGCAACACATTGTGATTCATCGTCCAATAAATACTGTGAGCACTGCAGCAACTTCACAGGCTCAAAAACACATTTTACTTAGAAAGTCAACATCCACTGCTCAGATAGTACCTTTGAATACAACGCAAGGAAATCAGACCAATGCGCAAGTGGGAAAACATACATTTGCGTATTTGGGAACTCTCATTAAACCTAATAAATCACGAGAATCTGTTGTTATACCCGCAG GGGCTTTAACACCAACTCATCAAATAAGCAAGCCCAAATTAGTAATTACACCAGTAATATCGCAATTAGCTCAAACATCAGCAAGCACCACGAGTGGCTCTCAGAGTCAACCTCCTAAACACATGGCGAATCTAATACTACCAGTCAACATTCCTCAACAAAGTGGCACTACAAAACCCTTGTTcaacgtaaaaattaataatggtcAACTTAGTACAGAAAGCAAAGGTACCATAACAg TGTTACGTGAATCAAAAACAACCAACTCTACAACACATCCACCACCACTGCATCCAATAGCAAAAATGAGCCTTTTAAATGCGAATAAGGGCAATTCTAACTCCATagatagtataaaaattactgaaaaccCAGATTCAGCTGTTATTACGCCCATCCCGAAAAAGGAAGACAATCAGCCAGAAAAGCGGAAAAAGACAATTAGCAACATACTACGAGGTTCTACTGAAAAACGAAtgaagaaacaaaatattgcaaaatctCCTCAAGATGGTCTAACTGATACTAATTATGCATTGAGCAGTCCAGAGTCTGAACAAGACAAAGATAAGAAGGTTCAAAATGATGATGACATTACGTTGATTAAAGTTATTCCTAGTGAGGATAAAGTTTCcaaaatcaatacaaatatggatgatgatataaaaatagaaataattaaaactccAACAAATTGTAACAGAGACAGTGTCGAGACAACACCAGACAATAAGAGTGAATCAAAGAGTAACAACATTGATGAGACAAAAGAACAGTTAAATACTTTGAATCAGAATAAGAATTTGGATGCTTCTAAAATTTTAGACTGGAAAGATGGTGTTGGCACTTTGCCTGGAAGTAATTTACAG tttcgtATGAATGAATTTGGCATTATGGAAGTAGTGGATGAAGATGAAAGTAATAAACAGAATAAGGATGGTATTGGtgataaagaaaatgtatgtTTAACCCAAAATTCCTCAAAGACTAGTTCAGGAGTTGTCAATAATActaatgtagaaaaaaaag ttGATGACAAAAAATCAAGATCGGTAAACGCAGATACC GTGTACCATTGCGAAGCTTGTGGATGTTATGGATTGGCTGCTGAATTTGAAAGTCCAATATCTTGTAGTCCTTCTTGCACAGAGGTGATAGAAGCTAAAAAACAGCCTGCAAATCGAAAAGATAAGGATCTGAA AGAAGTACGCATGAAAAAGAAACGTAAAAGATTGTTACAAGAACCACAATGGTCAAAGGAGATAGATGAAAGATCTGATGAGAAGGcacatgacaaaataaaattggagATGGATGAGGAAAAAGACTCAATGACAGGTATGGATGACGAAATCCAAGGAGACTCATCAGAATCGAAG TATCCTTGGCAAAGAGGAAAACTAGGTTTTTCATGGCCAAAGTATCTTGAACATTGTAAAGCAAAAGCGGCACCTGTTAAGTTATTCAAAGATCCTTTTCCCTACagtaaaaatcattttagGGTTGGAATGAAATTGGAAGGCATCGATCCCGAACATCCTTCTCGATATTGTGTTCTAACTATTGCCGAAGTTGTAG gtTATCGAATGCGTCTACATTTTGATGGTTATCCGGAAAATTATGATTTCTGGATAAATGCAGATAGCATGAATATATTTCCCGCCGGGTGGGCTGAGAAGAATGGCAAGAAATTAAATCCACCAAAAGGTTATACATCTGCAAACTTTAATTGGAATgcatatctaaaaatttgtaaagcgCCTGTTGCAGCGAAAAATCTATTTCCGAATAAAGGCGCGTTGCAATCTGTTTTTCCTACGGGTTTTCGAGTGGGCATGAAATTAGAGGCGGTGGATAGGAAACATTCTTCGTTACTTTGCGTCGCTACTATAGCAGGTTTAATGGATTCTCGAATATTAGTCCATTTCGATTCTTGGGATGAGGTGTATGATTATTGGGCTGATGCGAGTTCACCATATATTCATCCTGTAGGATGGTCTCATCATAATGGACGTGTTTTAATGCCGCCAAATA attATAAGGATTCTAAATCTTTCACTTGGGATTCATATCTGAGAGATACCGGCTCAGTGGCTGCTCCAGCTAGGGCATTCAAGCAACGTCCACCATGTGCATTCAAACGTGGTATGAAATTGGAAGCAGTGGATAAACGTGTTCCACAATTGATCAGAGTGGCAACAGTCGAAGATGTGAAAGATCATTT GTTAAAGATAAAGTTTGATGGATGGCCCGATAATCACACTTATTGGGTTGATGATGATTCACCTGATATTCATCCTGTAGGCTGGTGTGTAAAAACTGGTCATCCACTGGAACCGCCACTTA cACCCGATAATTTGAATGATCGACCGGAATGTGGCACGTATGGCTGCCGAGGTATAGGTCATGTAAAAGGACCTAAATTTGCAACGCATAATTCAGCATCTGGTTGTCCGTATTCTCCccaaaatctaaataaaatggGGCAGATGCCTGATAGACTCAATTTGTCAAAAGGAGATTCACAAGAAGCTTATGATTATGAAGAggatttacaagaaaaaataaaactagaaaaaagtgacagaataaaaatagaaaaaacggaaaaatctgataaatttttgttcttagATGAAGGGTTATTAATGATCGAGAAGGAGATGAAGGAAGATGGAGACTCGTCGGATAAGAATGACAAATGTGAAAATAGATCGGATAATTCAGACAA atataataagtttaagaATCTACATAGCGACGGACAAACGGATGATGATGAAGTTTCGAGAAAACGGAAAAAAAG gcATGCAAATTCAGAAGAGCCTTTGTTTTCCGTTTCTAATGTTACATATGGCGATCTACATTGGAATAGTGCTCAATATGCCTCAAACATACCTGTTAAGCAATTGCGTAAAGAATTGTATCAATCTGTATATAATCCAGGATATAATCCTTTACCGAACGCACCGCATATATGGGCGAAACATAGTAATGCCTTAAACAGAGTAGTATCGAAGCAGACGACGAATCCACGACGATGGTCTAATGAAGAagtgattaaatttatacagaGCATGCCTAATTGCGCGGAAGctggaaatattattagaCAGAAC aATATCGATGGAGAAGCATTTTTAATGTTGACTCAAGAGGATCTGGTATCGGTATTACGTCTGCGACTCGGGCCAGCGATTAAGTTGTATAATAGTATAGTTTTACTACGTCAAAAAGCATCATGA
- the LOC105835306 gene encoding protein-L-isoaspartate O-methyltransferase domain-containing protein 1, whose product MGGAVSCGQDNDELIDNLMVSGYIRTKKVEQVFRAIDRADYVLSAYRDGAYKDLAWKHGNIHLSAPCIYSEVLEGLSLEPGLSFLNLGSGTGYLSTMAGLLIKQHGVNHGIELHEDCLRYAYERLEEFKQMSLALNEFDFCEPVFIQGNCLSIIPGRQYDRVYCGAACPESHEAFIKQFVRVGGILVMPYKDQLLRIHRVDENTWAEDTMLPVSFATLVVPPSSEHNMFHLPECNPLSLQELCRGKIRHTLRHNIWYEHPELETVKPVLPVHQRQSAQQHTLRRFVIPIFEESDEALTDDEQELSAQARFLLNARLADAQPGEAITTSLQLVRAVIQPNQNSDDSEETRQVLNVNNHESTRDVGVNTDFPARQQRRKSAAKNTVSSANVDDTNAGPHSSSVATERQDTSDNNNGAEEERSKRDTEKFSVATYYNMSDSDSDSDAEQESAFAQRKKIAKREKTDSGIVDDVNLSNDDSSSSSSTNHSDSDITDTTDAGDAMDVDLPEIAIYKSCGNTCSRTTRGSSTGKKNVTVAHYVDSNTFAVYMREKIEQLPLPFSIKLYMNYNRKL is encoded by the exons atgGGTGGAGCTGTAAGCTGTGGGCAAGATAATGAtgaattaattgataatttaatggTATCGGGATATATCAGAACGAAGAAGGTGGAGCAAGTTTTTAGAGCTATAGATAGAGCAGACTACGTTTTATCCGCTTATCGAGATGGTGCTTACAAGGATCTAGCTTGGAAACAtggaaatatacatttatcgGCCCCTTGTATATATAGTGAAGTGTTAGAAGGACTTAGTTTAGAACCTGGGCTAAGTTTCCTGAATCTTGGATCAGGAACTGGCTATCTCAGCACAATGGCAGGACTGTTGATAA AACAACATGGAGTAAACCATGGCATTGAGTTACATGAAGATTGCTTGAGATATGCGTATGAAAGATTGGAGGAATTCAAGCAAATGTCATTGGCTTTAAACGAGTTCGATTTTTGTGAACCTGTATTCATACAAG GAAATTGTCTTAGCATCATACCTGGCAGGCAATACGATAGGGTATATTGTGGTGCAGCGTGTCCCGAGAGTCATGAGGCATTTATTAAGCAATTTGTACGTGTTGGAGGTATACTAGTAATGCCTTACAAAGATCAATTACTGCGTATACATAGAGTGGATGAGAACACATGGGCGGAGGACACAATGCTTCCCGTATCCTTTGCGACTCTAGTCGTACCTCCGTCCTCGGAGCACAATATGTTTCATTTAC CGGAGTGCAATCCCTTATCTCTGCAAGAGCTGTGTCGCGGTAAAATTCGACATACTTTACGTCACAATATCTGGTACGAGCACCCCGAGCTCGAGACCGTGAAACCTGTGTTACCGGTACATCAAAGACAAAGTGCGCAACAACATACTCTGAGACGGTTCGTAATACCGATTTTCGAAGAATCTGATGAAGCTTTAACCGACGACGAACAAGAACTTTCTGCACAAGCACGTTTCTTATTGAATGCGCGTCTCGCTGACGCTCAGCCTGGAGAAGCCATCACGACGAGCTTGCAATTGGTACGAGCGGTTATACAACCGAATCAGAACAGTGACGATAGTGAAGAAACTCGACAAGTTTTGAATGTAAATAACCACGAGAGTACTCGAGATGTTGGTGTAAATACAGATTTCCCTGCACGGCAGCAGAGACGAAAATCCGCCGCGAAAAATACTGTTTCGAGTGCGAACGTGGACGACACGAATGCAGGTCCTCACAGTTCCTCCGTAGCCACAGAACGACAAGATACGAGCGATAACAACAACGGAGCGGAGGAGGAGCGGAGTAAAAGAGACACAGAAAAATTCAGTGTGGCCACGTACTACAACATGAGCGACAGTGACAGCGACAGCGATGCCGAGCAGGAGAGTGCTTTTGCCCAGCGCAAGAAGATCGCGAAGCGCGAAAAAACCGACAGCGGCATAGTGGACGACGTGAATTTGAGCAACGACGATAGCAGCTCCAGCTCGAGCACCAATCACTCTGATTCGGATATCACCGATACCACGGACGCGGGCGACGCGATGGATGTGGATCTACCCGAGATCGCGATTTACAAGTCGTGCGGCAACACGTGCTCCCGCACAACGAGAGGCTCTAGTACCGGCAAGAAGAACGTAACCGTCGCGCATTATGTAGATAGCAACACGTTCGCCGTGTACATGAGGGAAAAGATCGAACAGTTACCGTTGcctttttcaataaaactgtatatgaattataatcggaaattataa
- the LOC105835307 gene encoding electron transfer flavoprotein beta subunit lysine methyltransferase isoform X1: MYISFKNFISDKIISAISKMENVQDFKNYWNTIRKCAMIIRKNMCLKKLFFAQKFSTRSTKETWNSSLQNSHRAWLKEFTQNHHDVVNAILKNTEVTRDHLTPELKLFLLTKNCPLYHEPFIDKYIDGKFDSLTRNVFQDPFWSIYWPGGQVLTRFILDEKERILGSKMTRNVRKGVIKILDLGAGCGATAIAAKLTNEKCKVVANDISKVACVAIAMNAILNNVDIEVLWENLLEKPLKGLYDVIFVGDLLYDEEIANTLMTWLEDAHERGAQIYLGDPGRHGLNENFRKRLRLLRRYSLPENVRKENHGYDMATVWEFNRT, translated from the exons ATGTACATTTCctttaagaattttatctccgataaaataatttctgcaatatcaAAGATGGAAAATGTGCAAG atttcaaaaattattggaaTACCATCAGAAAATGTGCGATGATTATCAGAAAAAACATGTGTttgaagaaactttttttcgcgcaaaaattttcaacaagAAGCACAAAAGAGACATGGAATAGTTCTTTACAAAATAGCCATAGAGCATGGCTTAAAGAATTTACCCAAAATCATCACGATGTGGTGAATGCGATCTTAAAGAATACAGAGGTGACTCGCGATCACCTGACTCCGGAATTGAAGTTATTTTTACTAACAAAAAACTGTCCCTTGTATCACGAGCCATTCAtcgataaatatatagatgGAAAATTTGATTCCTTGACTAGAAACGTATTCCAAGATCCATTTTGGTCTATATACTGGCCTGGAGGTCAAGTGCTTACGAGATTTATTCTGGATGAAAAGGAAAGAATTTTAGGAAGCAAAATGACGCGAAATGTAAGAAAAggtgtaataaaaatactggATTTGGGCGCGGGATGCGGCGCTACAGCAATAGCTGCGAAATTAACAAATGAAAAGTGCAAGGTTGTTGCAAACGACATCAGCAAAG TTGCCTGCGTAGCTATTGCGATGAATGCAATATTAAACAACGTGGACATTGAAGTGTTGTGGGAAAACTTGTTAGAAAAACCACTGAAAGGCCTGTACGACGTGATCTTTGTGGGTGATTTATTGTATGACGAAGAAATAGCGAATACCTTAATGACGTGGTTGGAAGACGCACATGAACGAGGCGCGCAAATTTACTTAGGCGATCCAGGAAGACACggattaaatgaaaatttcagaaagcGATTGAGATTGCTACGTCGATATTCTTTACCTGAAAACGTCAGGAAAGAGAATCACGGTTACGACATGGCCACCGTGTGGGAATTTAATCGAACTTGA
- the LOC105835307 gene encoding electron transfer flavoprotein beta subunit lysine methyltransferase isoform X2 has protein sequence MIIRKNMCLKKLFFAQKFSTRSTKETWNSSLQNSHRAWLKEFTQNHHDVVNAILKNTEVTRDHLTPELKLFLLTKNCPLYHEPFIDKYIDGKFDSLTRNVFQDPFWSIYWPGGQVLTRFILDEKERILGSKMTRNVRKGVIKILDLGAGCGATAIAAKLTNEKCKVVANDISKVACVAIAMNAILNNVDIEVLWENLLEKPLKGLYDVIFVGDLLYDEEIANTLMTWLEDAHERGAQIYLGDPGRHGLNENFRKRLRLLRRYSLPENVRKENHGYDMATVWEFNRT, from the exons ATGATTATCAGAAAAAACATGTGTttgaagaaactttttttcgcgcaaaaattttcaacaagAAGCACAAAAGAGACATGGAATAGTTCTTTACAAAATAGCCATAGAGCATGGCTTAAAGAATTTACCCAAAATCATCACGATGTGGTGAATGCGATCTTAAAGAATACAGAGGTGACTCGCGATCACCTGACTCCGGAATTGAAGTTATTTTTACTAACAAAAAACTGTCCCTTGTATCACGAGCCATTCAtcgataaatatatagatgGAAAATTTGATTCCTTGACTAGAAACGTATTCCAAGATCCATTTTGGTCTATATACTGGCCTGGAGGTCAAGTGCTTACGAGATTTATTCTGGATGAAAAGGAAAGAATTTTAGGAAGCAAAATGACGCGAAATGTAAGAAAAggtgtaataaaaatactggATTTGGGCGCGGGATGCGGCGCTACAGCAATAGCTGCGAAATTAACAAATGAAAAGTGCAAGGTTGTTGCAAACGACATCAGCAAAG TTGCCTGCGTAGCTATTGCGATGAATGCAATATTAAACAACGTGGACATTGAAGTGTTGTGGGAAAACTTGTTAGAAAAACCACTGAAAGGCCTGTACGACGTGATCTTTGTGGGTGATTTATTGTATGACGAAGAAATAGCGAATACCTTAATGACGTGGTTGGAAGACGCACATGAACGAGGCGCGCAAATTTACTTAGGCGATCCAGGAAGACACggattaaatgaaaatttcagaaagcGATTGAGATTGCTACGTCGATATTCTTTACCTGAAAACGTCAGGAAAGAGAATCACGGTTACGACATGGCCACCGTGTGGGAATTTAATCGAACTTGA
- the LOC105835309 gene encoding uncharacterized protein LOC105835309: protein MTRCQEPQSYHAQTMMTDSGKSSWCEESHYYGRTVTCGMLPTLRELASRGCNSRGSVCLVPLDVEMDAASHLHMTLLEAYCREIGIEVLSVSKETIRLHLCPGSTDLTCVLVSNDNSYFPKPK, encoded by the exons ATGACTCGTTGCCAGGAGCCACAGTCCTATCACGCACAGACCATGATGACCGACAG TGGAAAATCATCGTGGTGCGAGGAGTCTCACTACTACGGGCGCACCGTCACCTGCGGCATGCTGCCGACCCTACGGGAACTGGCTTCCAGAGGGTGCAACAGCCGGGGTAGCGTTTGCTTGGTACCCCTCGACGTCGAGATGGACGCGGCTAGCCACCTTCACATGACACTGCTCGAGGCTTACTGCCGGGAGATCGGTATCGAAGTGTTGAGCGTGTCCAAGGAGACGATACGGCTCCACTTGTGCCCAGGAAGCACGGATCTGACGTGCGTCCTGGTGAGCAACGACAATTCGTATTTTCCAAAGCCGAAGTGA